The following is a genomic window from Motilibacter rhizosphaerae.
CCAGCTGGGGGTCGGCGAGCCAGCGGACGCGGTCGCCCGGGAGGCGGGTCCGCACCACCGCCGGGTCCCCGAGCAGCGGGCCGTAGATCGTCGTACGGGAGAAGGCGCTGAGCGGCCAGTTCCCGCGCCGCGTCGCCCCCTTCGTGGGGTCGTCGTCCCAGTACGCCGACCCGGGGTGGCGTACGGCGTAGGTGCCGACGACGCGGACGCGGGCTGCGGCGTACGTGCTCACGGTCGTGACGCGCGTCGTCCGCCCGGTCGCGAGCCGGAACGGCGCCAGGGCGGCAACCGGAGCGAGCACCTCGACCGGCTGACCGGTGCCCGTCGCCCGCGGCCAGCGCCCGGAGAGCAGGCGCACCTCGCGCTCGGCGCCGTCGTAGCCCGCGACGTAGGTGAGCGGCGGCACCTCGTAGCTCGCGTCCGTCCCCGCCGGCGCGTACGCCGCGGTCGTGACCTGGCGCACGATCCGCACCGGGCTGGCACCGAAGGCCGCGCGGAGCTGGGCGACGACGACCTGGTCCGCCGGCGCGTACGCCCCGCCGCCGAGGTCGCCCTCCACCTCGACCTGGCGCTGCTCGGGCGAGGCGTCACCCAGGGTGCGGCGTACGGCGCTCGTGTCCGAGGAGACGGCGAGGGTGGCCATCGTCGTGAGGGCGGTGGTCGCGAGCAGGGCGACGAGGGTGACGACGAGGAGGACGCCACGCTGCTGGAGGAGCCGGCGCAGGACGAGGACGCGCGTCACGTGCTCCGCTTCCCCCTGCCCGGCCTGCTCCCTGGTGCGCCCCTGAACCTAGAGAGCGCTCTCCCGGGTGGGAAGGGTCCGCCCGGATTCGTTCTCGAAATGTGACCGGGGACTGCTTGACCGGTTCAGCACATCGACGCGCGCCGTGGCGGTCGAGGTGCCAGGAACCCCAGGATCTGCATGATCACGGGGGAAAGTGGGGTCAGCCGGTGACCTGGGCGGCGCCGTAGGCCTGCCAGAGCATGGCGTACGCGCCGCCGGCCGCGAGGAGCTCCTCGTGCGAGCCGTCCTCGACGACCTGCCCGGCGTCGAGCACGACGATCCGGCTCGAGCGGGCCGCGGTCTGCAGGCGGTGCGCCACCACGATGGTGGTACGCCGCCGCACGACCCGCGTGGTCGCCTCGGTGACCGCCGCCTCGGTGGCGAGGTCCAGCGCCGCGGTGGCCTCGTCGAGCAGCAGCACGGCCGGGTCGACGAGCTCGGCCCGGGCGAGCGAGATCAGCTGGCGCTGGCCGGCGGAGAGCCCGCGCCCGCGCTCGCCGACGGGGCTGTCGTAGCCGTAGGGCAGGGCGAGCACCATCTCGTGCGCGCCGACCGCCCGCGCGGCGGCCTCGACCTCCTCCGCGGTGGCGTCGGGCCGGCCGTAGGCGATGGCCTCGCGCACGGTCCCCTCGAAGAGGTACGGCTCCTGCGGCACGTAGCCCAGCTGGCGGCGGTAGGCCGTGAGGTCGAGCTCGCGCAGGTCGATGCCGTCCGCCCGGACCGCGCCGCCGGTCGGGTCGTAGAAGCGGGCGAGCAGCTTGAGCACCGTGGACTTGCCGGCCCCGGTCGTGCCGACGAGGGCGACGTCCTCGCCCGGCTCGATGCGCAGCGTGATCCCGCGCAGGGCCTCGGGCGCGCTCGCGGAGTAGCGGAACCGCACGTCGTCCAGCTCGAGCGCGCCGCGCAGCCGGCCGAGCTCGCGCGGGTCGTCGGTGCGCGGCGTCGAGGTGGGCGTGCGCAGCAGGCCGGAGAGCCGGCGCAGGCCGACCGTCGCCTGCTGGTAGCCGTCGAAGACCTGCGAGAGCTGCTGGACGGGGGCGAAGAACAGGTCGACGTAGAGCAGGAAGGCGATGAGCTCGCCCGCGCTGATCTCGCGCGAGCGCACGGCTCCGGCGCCCACGGCGAGGACCACGGCGGTGGTGACCTCGCTGAGCAGCTCGACGCCGGGGAAGTAGGTCGAGATGTAGCGCTGCGCGCGCAGCCGGGAGGCGACGTACGCGCGGCCGGCCGCCGCGAAGGCCGCGGCGTCGGCGTCCTCGCGGCGGGAGAGCTGGAGGACGGGCAGCCCGGAGAGCGCCTCCTGGAAGCGCGCGTTGACCGTGCTGATGCGCTCGCGGCTCTCGGCGTAGACCGGGACCGAGGCGCGGCGGAACACCCAGGTCCCGACGGCGAGCACCGGCAGCGCGGCGACGAGCACGAGGGCGAGGTGCAGGTCCAGCACGAGCATCGCGACGAGCACGCCGACGATGGAGAGCAGGCTGACGACCGCGCTGGTGAGCCCCTGCTGGAGGAACTGCGAGAGGGCGTCGACGTCGGTCGTCATCCGCGTCATGATCCGGCCGGCGAGCTCGCGCTCGTAGAAGTCGAGGCCGAGCCGCTGCAGGTGGGCGAAGGTCTTGACGCGCAGGAAGAACAGCAGCCGCTCGCCCGTGCGTCCCGTCACCTGCTGCTGCCAGCGGTTGACCGCCCAGTCGACGCACACGAGCAGCGCGGCGACCGCCGCCAGCGCGAGCAGGACGCCCGTGCTGCGGGCGCTGATGCCGCGGTCGACCGCGGTGCGGACGAGGGCCGGGATGGCGATCTGCGCGCCCGCGTCGAGCGCGACGAGCAGCAGCCCGAGCAGCAGGGCGGCGCGGAACGGCGCGACCAGCCGGCGCAGGTCGAACGCCTGGTCCGCCGCCCGGGCCCGAGCGAGGTCGACGTCGGGCCGGGCGTCCGCCGGCGGGAGCGCCTCGACCTGCGCGACGAGGGCGGCCGTCGCCGGGACCGCGGCGAGCATCCCGCTGCCGCCGCCGCCGGGGCCGCCGACGACCGGGGCCGCAGCACGCGGGGTCGCGGCAGGGGCTGCGGCGGGGGCGATGCGGACGGCGCTGCCGGGCTCCTCGCCCTCGTCGCGCTCGCCGGAGAGCAGCCGGCGGAAGACCGGCGAGCGCTCGTCCAGCTGCGCGACGGTGCCCTCGGCGACGACCCGGCCGGCCTCGAGGACGACGACCCGGTCGGCCAGCTGCAGCGTGCTGCGCCGGTGCGCGACGAGCAGCGCGGCACGCTCGGCGAGCAGCGGGCGCAGCGCCGCGAAGACCGCGGCCTCGGTCGTGGGGTCGAGCGCGGAGGTCGCGTCGTCGAGCAGCAGCAGGTCCGGGCGCGCGAGCAGCACGCGGGCCAGCGCGAGGCGCTGGCGCTGGCCGCCGGACAGGGTCAGCCCCTGCTCGCCGACGACGGTGTCGTAGCCGTCCGGCAGGTCGCGCACGAAGCCGTCCGCCTGCGCCGCGACCGCGGCGGCGACGACCTCCTCCTCGGTCGCGGAGGGGCGGGCGTAGGCGATGTTGGCGCGGACGGAGTCGCTGAAGAGGAAGGCCTCCTCGGGAACGAGGCCGACCCGCTCGCGCAGGGAGGCGAGGCGCGCCTGCCGCACGTCGACGCCGCCGACGAGGACGCTGCCGGCCTGCGGGTCGGAGAAGCGCGGCACCAGCTGGAGCAGGGTGGACTTCCCGGACCCGGAGGAGCCGACGAGGGCGACGACCTCGCCGGGGCGCACCCGCAGCGAGACGCCGTCGAGGACCGGGCGGCCGGCGTCGTGGCCGAAGACGACGTCGCGCAGCTCGAGCCCGACCGCTCCGGCAGGGACGTCGACCGCGTCGGGCACCTCCTGCACGTCGGGCCGGGTGTCGACGACCTCGAGCACCCGCTCCACCCCGGCGCGCGCCTGCTGGCCGATGACCAGCAGGGCGCCGAGCTGGCGGACGGGCGAGACCAGCTGGCCGACGTAGGTCGAGAAGGCGAGGAAGGTCCCGAGCGAGATCGACCCGCGCAGGGCGAGCCACCCCCCGAGGGCCAGCACGCCGACCTGGCCGAGCGCGGGGACGGCCTGGAGCGTGGGGTTCCACCGGCTGGAGAGGCGGACGACGCGGACCCGGCTGGCGAACAGGTCGCCCGCCACGCGCTCGAGCCGGCGCAGCTCGCGGCCCTCCTGCCCGAACCCCTTGACCACGCGCACGCCGGAGACGGCGCCCTCGACGACGCCGGCCACCTCGGCGGCGACCTGCTGGGCGTGCCAGTTGGCCGGGAAGAGCTGGGTGCGGCTGCGCGACACGACGAACCACAGCCCCGGCCCCACCAGCAGCACGACCAGCGTGAGGACCGGCGAGAGCACGAGCATGATGACGAGCGAGACGAGGAACAGCAGGACGTTGCCGCTGAGGTTGGGCAGGAAGAACAGCAGCCCCTGCACCAGCGTGAGGTCGCTGATCGAGCGGCTGACCAGCTGCCCGGTCTGCATCTCGGCGCGGCGGCGGCCGTCGAGCCGGGAGATCGCCGCGAAGACGTCGCGGCGCATCGCGTCCTGGACCTCGAGCCCGAGCCGGCCGGCGCGGTAGCGGCGGGTCGCGCTCGCGGCGAAGCGCACGAGGCCGGCGACGACGAGCAGCACCACCCACGGGGTCACCGAGGCCGTGGCGTCAGCGACCACCTCGTCGACGAC
Proteins encoded in this region:
- a CDS encoding ABC transporter ATP-binding protein codes for the protein MTVTLEARGSAPVEGEAPGAADGGWLRRLVGYCLRYRADLVLALASAVVSSGVSALTPLVARHVVDEVVADATASVTPWVVLLVVAGLVRFAASATRRYRAGRLGLEVQDAMRRDVFAAISRLDGRRRAEMQTGQLVSRSISDLTLVQGLLFFLPNLSGNVLLFLVSLVIMLVLSPVLTLVVLLVGPGLWFVVSRSRTQLFPANWHAQQVAAEVAGVVEGAVSGVRVVKGFGQEGRELRRLERVAGDLFASRVRVVRLSSRWNPTLQAVPALGQVGVLALGGWLALRGSISLGTFLAFSTYVGQLVSPVRQLGALLVIGQQARAGVERVLEVVDTRPDVQEVPDAVDVPAGAVGLELRDVVFGHDAGRPVLDGVSLRVRPGEVVALVGSSGSGKSTLLQLVPRFSDPQAGSVLVGGVDVRQARLASLRERVGLVPEEAFLFSDSVRANIAYARPSATEEEVVAAAVAAQADGFVRDLPDGYDTVVGEQGLTLSGGQRQRLALARVLLARPDLLLLDDATSALDPTTEAAVFAALRPLLAERAALLVAHRRSTLQLADRVVVLEAGRVVAEGTVAQLDERSPVFRRLLSGERDEGEEPGSAVRIAPAAAPAATPRAAAPVVGGPGGGGSGMLAAVPATAALVAQVEALPPADARPDVDLARARAADQAFDLRRLVAPFRAALLLGLLLVALDAGAQIAIPALVRTAVDRGISARSTGVLLALAAVAALLVCVDWAVNRWQQQVTGRTGERLLFFLRVKTFAHLQRLGLDFYERELAGRIMTRMTTDVDALSQFLQQGLTSAVVSLLSIVGVLVAMLVLDLHLALVLVAALPVLAVGTWVFRRASVPVYAESRERISTVNARFQEALSGLPVLQLSRREDADAAAFAAAGRAYVASRLRAQRYISTYFPGVELLSEVTTAVVLAVGAGAVRSREISAGELIAFLLYVDLFFAPVQQLSQVFDGYQQATVGLRRLSGLLRTPTSTPRTDDPRELGRLRGALELDDVRFRYSASAPEALRGITLRIEPGEDVALVGTTGAGKSTVLKLLARFYDPTGGAVRADGIDLRELDLTAYRRQLGYVPQEPYLFEGTVREAIAYGRPDATAEEVEAAARAVGAHEMVLALPYGYDSPVGERGRGLSAGQRQLISLARAELVDPAVLLLDEATAALDLATEAAVTEATTRVVRRRTTIVVAHRLQTAARSSRIVVLDAGQVVEDGSHEELLAAGGAYAMLWQAYGAAQVTG